One Paracidovorax avenae ATCC 19860 genomic region harbors:
- a CDS encoding MFS transporter, whose translation MRAMQTTRAAGADLPTPEAADRESRNAAIALATTLPSDVVLYLLFPVHGAAWGITLVEAGMLLAANRLVRIAGYGWVARMYARYGDRRVCTLAVAAAAACALGNATLGGFWLLLPLRLLWGMAFAALNLSTQVLATSSAAGASARSGRSRAFIALGPVIALPAAAVLSELAGPRWVLGALTFVALGGLWAARMLPARPHPGMDGVRTRPSRPNALDTWSFVEGFALDGLFLIGLTVLGQALWPSSALTAAAVLLAVRYGSEIVLGPVGGRWADRWGAERLLVVFSLMTAVALVGFGTGWLWTCAAAIVLLRALQLPLLAPIVAMRHPGADRVRALAARSVWRDIGAGLGPLAAGLWLPVLPTPWLYGIPAVVLAAAALACGRNAAIRAGSGPS comes from the coding sequence ATGCGGGCCATGCAAACGACCAGAGCGGCAGGTGCGGATCTCCCCACTCCAGAGGCCGCTGACCGCGAATCCAGAAACGCTGCCATAGCACTGGCCACCACGCTGCCTTCGGACGTGGTGCTGTATCTGCTGTTTCCCGTGCACGGCGCTGCATGGGGCATCACGCTGGTGGAGGCGGGGATGCTGCTGGCAGCGAACCGCCTCGTGCGCATTGCCGGGTACGGCTGGGTCGCACGCATGTATGCCCGGTACGGAGACCGCAGGGTCTGCACCCTGGCGGTCGCAGCGGCTGCCGCCTGTGCATTGGGCAATGCCACCCTCGGCGGCTTCTGGCTGCTGCTGCCGCTGCGATTGCTCTGGGGCATGGCGTTCGCTGCGCTGAACCTCTCCACGCAGGTACTGGCCACTTCGTCGGCAGCCGGTGCATCGGCGCGGTCCGGAAGATCGCGCGCCTTCATCGCCCTGGGGCCCGTGATCGCCTTGCCGGCGGCCGCCGTGTTGAGCGAGCTGGCAGGACCCCGCTGGGTCCTGGGCGCACTGACCTTCGTGGCCCTGGGCGGCTTGTGGGCCGCCCGCATGCTTCCCGCCCGGCCCCACCCGGGCATGGATGGGGTGCGCACCCGGCCGTCGCGTCCGAACGCCCTGGACACCTGGTCTTTCGTGGAGGGATTCGCGCTGGACGGCCTGTTTCTCATCGGCCTGACCGTGCTGGGCCAGGCGTTGTGGCCTTCCAGTGCGCTGACGGCCGCTGCCGTGCTGCTGGCCGTCCGGTATGGCTCCGAGATCGTTCTCGGCCCGGTTGGTGGCCGCTGGGCCGACCGGTGGGGGGCGGAACGGCTGCTCGTCGTCTTCTCGCTCATGACAGCCGTGGCCCTGGTCGGGTTCGGAACAGGGTGGCTGTGGACCTGTGCCGCGGCCATCGTGTTGCTGCGGGCCCTTCAGCTGCCGCTGCTCGCACCCATCGTCGCCATGCGCCATCCCGGGGCCGATCGCGTCCGTGCCCTGGCGGCCAGGTCCGTCTGGCGGGATATCGGTGCAGGGCTCGGGCCATTGGCCGCCGGATTGTGGCTGCCTGTGCTTCCGACGCCCTGGCTCTACGGCATTCCCGCCGTGGTGCTGGCTGCCGCGGCCCTGGCGTGTGGAAGAAATGCAGCCATCCGCGCCGGCAGCGGCCCGTCCTGA
- the ubiM gene encoding 5-demethoxyubiquinol-8 5-hydroxylase UbiM encodes MSAPASDPVSLPQQATTAVAHDCDVLVVGGGPAGLSLAVSLAQAGFTATVVERQPDAALAEPAPDGREIALTHPSADTLRRLGSWQRLLPHEIGRIHAAQVHDGPVGGAQPLRLQTGRGPGHLGWIVPNHALRRTAHAAALATPGVRLLAGRQVAHVAVSQDAAELECAPAGDGPDGAAPLRLRARLLVAADSRFSGTRRQLGIGAASTDFGRTVIVCRMHHALAGDGIAHECFGYARTLAILPLPPDPGTGEPLCSVVVTTRTDDAAALLALPPADFAAQVQAQFGDRLGAMRLAGERHAYPLVAVYARRFSGHRCALLGDAAVGMHPVTAHGYNLGLAGVERLTAALAHAHDMGRDIGDAHLLERHYARAHHRHAWPLYEGTNAIVRLYTDDRPLPRLLRRVVLQGARRLAPVQAAIVGQLMGTAPEAGARAPGPAGH; translated from the coding sequence ATGTCCGCGCCTGCTTCCGACCCCGTCTCCCTGCCGCAGCAGGCCACGACGGCAGTCGCGCACGACTGCGACGTCCTGGTCGTGGGCGGCGGCCCCGCCGGCCTTTCGCTCGCAGTCTCGCTGGCGCAGGCCGGTTTCACGGCCACGGTGGTGGAGCGCCAGCCGGATGCCGCGCTGGCCGAACCGGCGCCGGACGGCCGGGAGATCGCGCTCACCCACCCCAGCGCGGACACGCTGCGGCGCCTGGGCTCCTGGCAGCGCCTGCTGCCGCACGAGATCGGGCGCATCCACGCAGCACAGGTGCACGATGGTCCCGTGGGCGGCGCGCAGCCGCTGCGCCTGCAGACCGGGCGAGGCCCGGGCCACCTGGGCTGGATCGTCCCCAACCACGCCCTGCGGCGCACGGCGCACGCCGCGGCCCTGGCCACGCCGGGCGTACGGCTGCTGGCCGGCCGGCAGGTGGCTCACGTGGCCGTGTCGCAGGACGCGGCGGAACTGGAATGCGCGCCTGCCGGCGACGGACCGGATGGCGCCGCGCCCCTGCGGCTGCGCGCGCGCCTGCTGGTGGCGGCGGACAGCCGCTTCTCCGGCACGCGGCGGCAACTCGGGATCGGCGCGGCGAGCACCGATTTCGGGCGCACGGTCATCGTCTGCCGCATGCACCACGCGCTGGCGGGGGACGGCATCGCGCACGAGTGCTTCGGCTATGCCCGCACGCTGGCCATCCTGCCGCTGCCACCCGACCCGGGCACGGGCGAACCCCTGTGCTCGGTGGTGGTCACCACCCGCACCGACGACGCTGCCGCGCTGCTCGCGTTGCCACCGGCCGATTTCGCCGCCCAGGTGCAGGCCCAGTTCGGCGACCGCCTCGGCGCGATGCGCCTGGCTGGCGAACGCCATGCCTATCCGCTGGTGGCCGTCTATGCACGGCGCTTCAGCGGGCACCGCTGCGCGTTGCTGGGCGATGCCGCCGTGGGCATGCATCCGGTGACCGCGCATGGCTACAACCTGGGCCTCGCGGGCGTGGAGCGGCTCACCGCCGCGCTGGCGCATGCGCACGACATGGGCCGCGACATCGGTGATGCCCATCTGCTGGAACGGCACTACGCCCGGGCGCACCACCGCCATGCCTGGCCGCTGTACGAGGGCACGAATGCCATCGTGCGGCTCTACACCGATGACCGCCCCCTGCCGCGCCTGCTGCGGCGCGTGGTGCTGCAGGGCGCCCGCCGGCTCGCCCCCGTGCAGGCGGCGATCGTGGGGCAGTTGATGGGAACGGCGCCCGAGGCCGGCGCCCGGGCACCCGGCCCCGCGGGGCACTGA
- a CDS encoding ABC transporter permease yields the protein MKNQASREFFPRQVVDAGPNRWDWALLPLVLAGVVLLAYGAAQMARPFEMGDVIPLSLDPWQLPYYLLRTTLRMFIALGASLIFACVFAVLAAKYRLAERVLVPLLDILQSIPILGFLSITVTGFIALFPGSLLGVECAAIFAIFTSQAWNMAFSLYQSLRTVPAELQEAARVFQLSGWQRFWRLELPFAMPGLLWNMMMSMSGGWFFVVASEAISVSHQDIKLPGVGSYIAMAIEARDLPAIGWAIACMLVAILLYDQLLFRPLVAWADKFRFEEGSSDAAPRSWLLDWLRRARATQTVAGWCQRQLGRTLTLFKRSHDGTSIRARPPAPSARAERVWDAVLAAGVLFAIARLVQFVHTEVGWHEVVHVFTLGGYTLVRVMVLIALAAVVWVPIGVWIGMNPRWAGRLQAVAQFLAAFPANLFFPVAVMLVVHWKLNPDVWLSPLMILGTQWYILFNVIAGASSIPNELRLAAQNLGLSGWLKWKRYLLPAVFPSFVTGAITASGGSWNASIVAEYVTWGDTTLQARGLGSYIAQMTATGDFPRIALGIGAMVVFVMGLNHFLWRRLYRLAEDRMHF from the coding sequence ATGAAAAACCAAGCGTCCCGCGAATTCTTTCCACGCCAGGTCGTGGATGCCGGCCCCAACCGCTGGGACTGGGCCCTGCTGCCGCTGGTGCTGGCGGGCGTGGTGCTGCTGGCGTATGGCGCGGCGCAGATGGCCCGGCCCTTCGAGATGGGCGACGTGATCCCGCTCTCGCTGGACCCCTGGCAGCTGCCGTATTACCTGCTGCGCACCACGCTGCGCATGTTCATCGCGCTGGGCGCATCGCTCATCTTCGCCTGCGTGTTCGCGGTGCTGGCGGCCAAGTACCGGCTGGCCGAGCGGGTGCTGGTGCCCCTGCTGGACATCCTGCAGTCCATTCCCATCCTGGGATTCCTGTCCATCACCGTGACAGGCTTCATCGCCCTCTTCCCGGGCAGCCTGCTGGGCGTGGAATGCGCGGCCATCTTCGCCATCTTCACCTCGCAGGCGTGGAACATGGCGTTCAGCCTGTACCAGTCGCTGCGCACCGTGCCGGCGGAGCTGCAGGAGGCCGCGCGGGTGTTCCAGCTCTCGGGCTGGCAGCGCTTCTGGCGGCTGGAACTGCCCTTCGCGATGCCCGGCCTGCTGTGGAACATGATGATGTCGATGTCCGGCGGCTGGTTCTTCGTGGTGGCCTCGGAGGCGATTTCCGTCTCGCACCAGGACATCAAGCTGCCCGGCGTGGGCTCGTACATCGCCATGGCCATCGAGGCGCGCGACCTGCCGGCGATCGGCTGGGCCATCGCCTGCATGCTGGTGGCCATCCTGCTGTACGACCAACTGCTCTTCCGCCCGCTGGTCGCCTGGGCCGACAAGTTCCGCTTCGAGGAAGGCAGCTCCGATGCGGCCCCCCGCTCCTGGCTGCTGGACTGGCTGCGCCGCGCCCGCGCCACGCAGACCGTCGCCGGCTGGTGCCAGCGGCAGCTGGGCCGCACGCTCACGCTGTTCAAGCGCAGCCACGACGGCACCTCGATCCGCGCCCGCCCACCCGCGCCCTCGGCCCGCGCCGAAAGGGTATGGGACGCGGTGCTGGCCGCGGGGGTGCTCTTCGCCATCGCGCGGCTGGTGCAGTTCGTCCACACGGAGGTGGGCTGGCACGAGGTGGTGCACGTGTTCACCCTGGGCGGCTACACCCTGGTGCGCGTGATGGTGCTGATCGCGCTGGCGGCCGTGGTGTGGGTGCCCATCGGCGTGTGGATCGGCATGAATCCGCGCTGGGCGGGCCGGCTGCAGGCGGTGGCGCAGTTCCTGGCCGCCTTCCCGGCCAACCTGTTCTTTCCCGTGGCCGTGATGCTGGTGGTGCACTGGAAGCTGAACCCGGACGTGTGGCTGTCGCCCCTGATGATCCTGGGCACGCAGTGGTACATCCTCTTCAACGTGATCGCGGGTGCCTCCAGCATCCCCAACGAACTGCGCCTGGCCGCGCAGAACCTGGGCCTGTCGGGCTGGCTCAAGTGGAAGCGCTACCTGCTGCCCGCCGTGTTCCCCAGCTTCGTGACCGGCGCCATCACCGCCAGCGGCGGCTCGTGGAACGCCAGCATCGTGGCCGAGTACGTGACATGGGGCGACACCACGCTGCAGGCCCGGGGCCTGGGCAGCTATATCGCGCAGATGACGGCCACCGGCGACTTCCCGCGCATCGCGCTGGGCATCGGCGCGATGGTGGTCTTCGTGATGGGGCTGAACCACTTCCTGTGGCGACGCCTCTACCGTCTCGCAGAAGACCGCATGCATTTCTGA
- a CDS encoding IclR family transcriptional regulator domain-containing protein: protein MASSSSEGTAALEKALDLLEAVGAAPDGLSQAELAERFGLPRTTAYRLLAALVARGLLRRDPLRKVYCLGMRCFEMARQAYAMPDLAAAAALELRALRDLTGETSYLAALDGREVVSLERCDGAHSERSSSALGQRKPVHCTSQGKAILSALREPERDTLLKGLSLKAATPRTITDRRRLQAELRVTAARGYAIDDEEIVPGVRCVGAPIVDGQGQVRGALSVAGPAWRLTPERLELLGPEVAEAARRVGAQLGRTRAPVADTVACALAGPWAFHGAHPHWCTEAGLLYWADSLAPALRAWSPQAGPEGEARETGAAALPAGTDQALAECEEPIAGVLVHGPQDVSLVGARGAVRWRPGAAQPEPWPAWPDGTTVQAMCLGGTDGAGSGVWVAVETAEGGSAVGRLHAAGHVEVLWRLAEALQCLRWRAGDGALLATAPDTGAILHMHPDSPGVVRRLVTVPKGSGRVSGLAFDAEGGVWTALRDGWSVVRFLPDGGLDRVAALPVPCPTDVAVGGPDGNILFVTTARQPVALDMLTNAPLSGRLFALPL from the coding sequence ATGGCCTCGTCTTCCAGCGAAGGCACCGCGGCCCTTGAAAAGGCCCTCGATCTCCTGGAGGCGGTCGGCGCCGCACCCGATGGACTGAGTCAGGCCGAGCTGGCCGAACGCTTCGGGCTGCCGCGCACCACCGCCTACCGCCTGCTCGCCGCCCTGGTGGCGCGCGGGCTGCTGCGGCGCGATCCGCTGCGCAAGGTCTATTGCCTGGGCATGCGCTGCTTCGAGATGGCCCGGCAGGCCTACGCCATGCCCGACCTGGCTGCGGCGGCGGCGCTGGAGCTGCGGGCGCTGCGCGACCTGACGGGTGAAACCTCCTACCTCGCGGCCCTCGACGGCCGGGAAGTCGTATCGCTCGAGCGCTGCGACGGGGCGCACAGCGAGCGTTCCTCCAGCGCGCTGGGCCAGCGCAAGCCGGTGCATTGCACCAGCCAGGGCAAGGCCATCCTCTCGGCGCTGCGCGAGCCCGAGCGGGACACCCTGCTGAAGGGGCTCTCCCTGAAGGCCGCCACGCCGCGCACCATCACCGACCGGCGCCGGCTGCAGGCGGAGCTGCGCGTGACGGCGGCGCGCGGCTACGCCATCGACGACGAGGAGATCGTGCCCGGCGTGCGCTGCGTCGGCGCCCCCATCGTGGACGGCCAGGGCCAGGTGCGCGGGGCGCTCAGCGTGGCCGGCCCGGCCTGGCGCCTCACGCCCGAGCGGCTGGAACTGCTCGGGCCGGAAGTGGCCGAGGCCGCCCGCCGGGTGGGTGCCCAGCTCGGGCGCACCCGCGCCCCGGTGGCCGACACCGTGGCATGCGCCCTGGCGGGGCCCTGGGCGTTCCATGGTGCCCACCCCCACTGGTGCACCGAGGCCGGCCTGCTGTACTGGGCGGACAGCCTGGCCCCGGCGCTGCGCGCCTGGTCGCCGCAGGCTGGCCCGGAGGGTGAGGCGCGAGAAACCGGGGCGGCGGCCCTGCCGGCCGGCACCGACCAGGCCCTGGCGGAATGCGAAGAGCCCATTGCCGGCGTGCTCGTGCACGGCCCGCAGGATGTGTCGCTGGTCGGGGCGCGGGGGGCCGTGCGCTGGCGTCCGGGCGCCGCGCAGCCCGAGCCCTGGCCCGCCTGGCCGGACGGCACCACCGTCCAGGCCATGTGCCTGGGCGGGACCGATGGCGCCGGCAGCGGCGTCTGGGTGGCCGTGGAGACCGCCGAGGGTGGCAGTGCGGTTGGGCGCCTGCACGCCGCGGGGCACGTCGAGGTGCTCTGGCGGCTGGCCGAAGCCCTGCAGTGCCTGCGCTGGCGTGCCGGGGACGGCGCCCTGCTGGCCACGGCGCCCGACACCGGCGCGATCCTGCACATGCACCCGGACAGCCCCGGCGTGGTGCGGAGGCTGGTCACCGTGCCCAAGGGCTCGGGGCGCGTGAGCGGGCTCGCCTTCGACGCCGAGGGCGGCGTGTGGACCGCGCTGCGCGACGGCTGGAGCGTGGTGCGCTTCCTGCCGGACGGCGGGCTCGACCGCGTGGCCGCACTGCCCGTGCCCTGTCCGACCGATGTGGCCGTCGGCGGGCCGGACGGCAACATCCTGTTCGTGACGACCGCGCGCCAGCCCGTGGCGCTGGACATGCTCACGAACGCGCCGTTGTCCGGCCGCCTGTTCGCGCTGCCGCTCTGA
- a CDS encoding DUF6139 family protein yields MRVDIYRRPEADGKHSYLVVPEGRPIPQEAINTDWSCQERGHELDESAAHWNDYGIPEPARQLSEKRYAITSVKELKED; encoded by the coding sequence ATGCGCGTCGACATCTACCGCCGGCCCGAAGCTGACGGCAAGCATTCCTATCTCGTGGTTCCCGAAGGCCGTCCCATCCCGCAGGAGGCCATCAACACCGACTGGAGCTGCCAGGAGCGGGGCCACGAGCTGGACGAGAGCGCCGCGCACTGGAACGACTACGGTATTCCCGAACCGGCCCGGCAGCTGAGCGAGAAGCGCTACGCGATCACCAGCGTGAAGGAACTCAAGGAAGACTGA
- a CDS encoding aldehyde dehydrogenase (NADP(+)) codes for MTTPDTLQSIDARTGQPQGDAWNASTPAAIDSAVAAAAQAADAFAACSAADRAGLLRALADALESQREALVPLADRETALGPVRLNGELDRTAFQLRGFAAELERGAAHAVVDDPAVAGAPPAGRPHLTRVRVPVGPVAMFSASNFPFAFSVLGGDTASALAAGCPVVVKAHPAHPELSRRTAHLAQQVVAAQGLPGGVFQFVEGGSVATGVQLVQAPAIAAVAFTGSFKGGTALARVAAERPRPIPFYGELGSVNPLIALPAALQAQGAALAETLAGSICLGAGQFCTSPGVIVVRRDASGDAFVQALADKLQALAPHAMLSAGIRAHFDHGVNAWRAHGKVRPLVDGTAAPGATPRPFLAEVQAADFIADAALHDEVFGSAALVVRTGSAQETIDVLRAVGGSLTVTLWGADDDTEDNRALVRAATQVAGRVLFAGVPTGVAVTAAQHHGGPYPASTAPFTTSVGYAAMDRFLRPVALQDAPGWLAARNGVPC; via the coding sequence ATGACCACGCCCGACACCCTGCAATCCATCGACGCGCGCACCGGCCAGCCCCAGGGCGATGCCTGGAACGCCTCCACGCCGGCCGCCATCGACTCCGCCGTGGCCGCCGCCGCACAGGCGGCAGACGCCTTCGCCGCCTGCAGCGCCGCCGACCGCGCGGGCCTGCTGCGCGCCCTGGCCGACGCCCTGGAATCGCAGCGCGAGGCCCTGGTGCCCCTCGCCGACCGCGAGACCGCCCTGGGCCCGGTCCGCCTGAACGGCGAGCTGGACCGCACCGCCTTCCAGCTGCGCGGCTTCGCCGCCGAGCTGGAACGGGGGGCAGCGCACGCGGTGGTGGACGACCCCGCGGTGGCCGGCGCTCCGCCGGCCGGCCGGCCGCACCTCACCCGCGTGCGCGTGCCCGTGGGACCGGTCGCCATGTTCTCGGCCAGCAATTTCCCGTTCGCGTTCTCGGTGCTGGGCGGGGACACCGCTTCGGCGCTGGCGGCCGGCTGCCCGGTGGTCGTGAAGGCGCACCCGGCCCATCCGGAGCTGTCCCGCCGGACGGCACACCTCGCGCAGCAGGTCGTGGCGGCGCAGGGCCTGCCCGGAGGGGTCTTCCAGTTCGTGGAGGGCGGATCGGTGGCCACCGGCGTGCAGCTCGTGCAGGCGCCGGCCATCGCCGCCGTGGCCTTCACCGGCTCGTTCAAGGGCGGCACCGCCCTGGCCCGGGTGGCGGCGGAACGCCCCCGGCCGATTCCCTTCTACGGCGAGCTGGGCTCGGTGAATCCCCTCATCGCCCTGCCCGCGGCACTGCAGGCCCAGGGCGCCGCGCTGGCGGAAACCCTGGCCGGCTCGATCTGCCTCGGCGCGGGCCAGTTCTGTACCAGCCCCGGCGTGATCGTGGTCCGCCGGGATGCCTCGGGCGATGCGTTCGTGCAGGCGCTGGCGGACAAGCTCCAGGCGCTCGCGCCGCACGCCATGCTTTCGGCGGGCATCCGTGCGCACTTCGACCACGGGGTGAATGCATGGAGGGCCCACGGCAAGGTCAGGCCGCTGGTGGACGGCACGGCCGCGCCCGGCGCCACGCCGCGCCCCTTCCTGGCAGAGGTGCAGGCGGCGGATTTCATCGCCGACGCTGCGCTGCACGATGAAGTCTTCGGATCCGCCGCGCTGGTGGTGCGCACGGGCTCGGCCCAGGAAACGATCGACGTGTTGCGCGCCGTCGGCGGCTCCCTCACGGTCACGCTCTGGGGTGCGGACGACGACACGGAGGACAACCGCGCACTGGTGCGCGCCGCCACCCAGGTGGCGGGCCGCGTGCTCTTCGCCGGCGTCCCCACCGGCGTGGCCGTCACGGCCGCCCAGCACCATGGCGGCCCCTACCCCGCCAGCACCGCGCCCTTCACCACGTCGGTGGGCTACGCGGCGATGGACCGCTTCCTGCGCCCCGTGGCGCTGCAGGATGCCCCCGGGTGGCTGGCCGCGCGCAACGGCGTTCCCTGCTGA
- a CDS encoding LysR substrate-binding domain-containing protein, with amino-acid sequence MVLPPLNAVRAFVAAARHQSFSRAAQELHVTHGAVSRQIKGLEDDLGVALFERRVRQVVLTVEGQAFYAQAEAGLALIGNAATALRGGVASRAVRINVRPSFAVRWLIPRLPDFVARHPGIEPEVITSIAAPSHAAEGFDVAVRRGLQGWPASLQVAPFLEDEALAVASPALLQSASRPVESPRDLAAFVWLCARSRKGDWDDWCRQAGTGRLKAAGRLHLDHLHLILQAAVDGLGVAMAPRSLWGNDLRQKRLVPLLPRHTLPLERYYYGIAPAASEEARCFVAWLEEAQRLQSAVGSGEHIA; translated from the coding sequence ATGGTGCTCCCCCCTCTCAATGCGGTACGGGCCTTCGTGGCCGCGGCCAGGCACCAGAGTTTTTCGCGGGCGGCGCAGGAACTCCATGTGACCCACGGCGCCGTGAGCCGGCAGATCAAGGGGCTTGAGGACGACCTTGGCGTTGCCCTCTTCGAACGCCGGGTGCGGCAGGTGGTGCTCACGGTGGAAGGCCAGGCTTTCTACGCGCAGGCCGAGGCGGGTCTCGCCCTGATCGGCAATGCGGCCACCGCTCTCCGGGGAGGGGTGGCGAGCCGGGCCGTGCGGATCAACGTGAGGCCGTCGTTCGCTGTGCGCTGGCTGATTCCCAGACTGCCGGACTTCGTGGCCAGGCACCCCGGCATCGAGCCGGAGGTCATCACCAGCATCGCTGCCCCTTCCCACGCCGCAGAGGGATTCGATGTGGCCGTGCGGCGCGGGCTCCAGGGGTGGCCGGCGTCGTTGCAGGTGGCACCGTTCCTGGAAGACGAGGCATTGGCGGTGGCATCGCCGGCCTTGCTGCAGAGCGCCAGCCGCCCTGTCGAATCTCCGCGCGACCTGGCGGCGTTCGTGTGGCTCTGCGCCCGTTCCAGGAAGGGGGATTGGGACGACTGGTGCCGGCAGGCAGGCACAGGCCGGCTGAAGGCCGCCGGGCGGCTGCACCTGGACCACCTGCACCTGATTCTCCAGGCCGCCGTCGATGGACTGGGCGTGGCCATGGCGCCGCGGTCGTTGTGGGGCAACGATCTCCGGCAGAAACGGCTGGTGCCGCTGCTTCCCCGCCACACCCTGCCGCTGGAGCGCTACTACTACGGCATTGCACCGGCTGCCTCCGAAGAAGCCCGCTGCTTCGTGGCGTGGCTGGAGGAAGCGCAGCGGCTCCAGAGCGCTGTCGGCAGCGGCGAACACATCGCTTGA
- a CDS encoding M48 family metallopeptidase translates to MNTFRLGALALSLILAGCATNGSTGSSSAGSALGSVLGAAGSGGTGSSTDSKIGAAADVFKAVTVSDAELKSVSQQLRAYEERTEKVAPANNKYAQRLARLTKKHVNEDGMQLNFKVYLASEVNADATADGSIRVYSGLMDMMNDQELLGVIGHEIGHVKLQHSMAAMRTAYLASAGRKAASAAGGVGALADSDLGALGEKLVNSQFSQSQETAADDYGLAFMKKHKYKVSAMESAFRKLAAQSGGKGGALDEMLSSHPDPAGRADRMRDMAAK, encoded by the coding sequence ATGAACACGTTCCGCCTGGGCGCGCTTGCGCTCTCCCTGATCCTGGCCGGCTGCGCCACCAATGGCTCCACGGGATCTTCATCCGCCGGCTCCGCGCTCGGCTCCGTGCTGGGAGCCGCGGGCTCGGGCGGCACCGGCTCCAGCACCGACAGCAAGATCGGCGCGGCCGCGGACGTGTTCAAGGCAGTGACGGTGTCGGATGCCGAGCTCAAGTCCGTATCGCAGCAACTGCGCGCCTACGAGGAGCGCACGGAAAAGGTCGCGCCGGCCAACAACAAGTACGCGCAGCGCCTGGCCCGCCTCACGAAAAAGCACGTCAACGAAGACGGCATGCAGCTCAACTTCAAGGTCTATCTCGCCAGCGAGGTCAACGCCGACGCGACGGCCGACGGCTCGATCCGCGTGTACAGCGGCCTGATGGACATGATGAACGACCAGGAACTGCTGGGCGTCATCGGGCACGAGATCGGCCACGTCAAGCTGCAGCACTCCATGGCCGCCATGCGCACCGCCTATCTCGCCTCCGCGGGCCGCAAGGCCGCTTCCGCCGCGGGCGGCGTCGGCGCCCTGGCCGACAGCGACCTGGGCGCTCTGGGGGAAAAGCTGGTCAACAGCCAGTTCTCGCAGAGCCAGGAGACGGCCGCCGACGACTACGGCCTGGCCTTCATGAAGAAGCACAAGTACAAGGTGAGCGCGATGGAATCGGCCTTCCGCAAGCTGGCGGCCCAGAGCGGCGGAAAGGGCGGCGCACTCGACGAAATGCTGTCCTCCCATCCCGATCCGGCCGGCCGCGCCGATCGCATGCGCGACATGGCCGCGAAGTAA